In bacterium, the DNA window CAGAGCTGCCGTTCTCGCGTTGGCGACCTGGCCGATGTATGTTGCGTAGGCGACGGAGCCTAGGATGAGAACGACCGCCATAGCGACAACGAGCTCGATCAGTGTAAAGCCACGACGCCGGTCATGCAGGCGCCGACTCAACAGCTGGAACATACGACACCTCCCACGTAGCCCGGCGAAATGGGTGAAGCGAATGGGTGCCGGACGGTACGCATGCAGATACGGTAGCAGATCCTCTTAAGGAAGGGGGAGACAACCTACGCTATGGGAGGTTGTCTCCTAAGAGCAAATGGGACTGTGGTACGGTCATAGACATGGTTGGTATCGATTTGAGCCTTTCCCCGATCATCTGGGCCGCGCCCTCGAGGCGTGGCATGGTCCACGGCACCCTCGAGCGGCCGGATCCGGAGGCGCTAACGGAGGCCCTCCGGGTCGCCGATGTGCGCGATCGTATGATTGCGCTAGCCGTCCCCACGCGGGACGTCCGCATCGGCATGCTGGCCAAAGGATTAGTGGGAGCCCGAGCACGGCGCGCCGCGACGTTGGCGGCTGCCCAGCAATTGCGGATCGACCCGGCCGTGGTCGCGGTGAGTCTCGACCATCATGGCAGTGAAGGCACGGCGTATGTTGCCGCGCCGACGGACACCGTCGCCAAGTGGGTGGCGCCGTGGTCGGCGGATCGGTGGCGCGTCTCAGTGGTGGAGCCGGCGGGGACCGCGCTGTTGAGGGAGGCCGGGAGAGACACCGTGGAGTTGTTTGTCCGGACGGGGGCAGGAACGCTCGATGTGGTGGTCGGGAGCCGGACTCGATGGGTCCTGGCCCGCACTGTCGATCTCGATTGGGAACACAACCTGCCGAGCGCGCGCGTGGAGGTGGAAGACACGATTACGCTCGTCCGCAAAGTAGGGGTGGAGTTGGGCGGGCTTGTCGTCGGCGGCGCCGGAGCAGCGGGGATCTTAGCAGACGCGCTCTCCACGCTTGGGACTATCCGGCCACTTATGGTTGGGGCAGGACTGGATGCCGATCTGCCACCAGAAGCACTCGTGGCGGCATCGGTAGCGCAGTGGGACCGCCAGCGACGCAGCCAAAAAGGGCTAGGGTGGAGCGATAGGATGCCGGGGCTGACGCGGCTGTGGCGGCGGAGGCGATCGAATGCGGCATAACTTGATAGTTCGTGACACGACGCGGCCCATCGCGATCGTCCTGTGGGCGCTCGTAGCGCTCGTCTCAATGCTGACGGTGGCTCAGGCGATGGCTGTTCGGAACGAGGTGCACACGTTGCGCCTCATTGTGAGCGCCGCGCAGGCTCGGGTCACGCAGTTACAGGCTCGGGCTGCAGAGGCTGACGCACGGGTGGCTCCGTTCCAACAAGCGAGTGAAATCGCCGCACAACTCGGGATGGATACCATCGAGCCTACGATGTTGCGGCAGGTCGAGCCGCAGGTCCCGACAGACATTTGGTTTACGGACGTCACGATGAGCCGCGATACGATCGGGGTCGATGGTCGCGGGCTGTCACTTGAAAGTATCGCCAAAACAGCAGAAGTGCTGCGAAATACCGCCGGGATCGCGTCGGTGCAGGTCACGGTTGTCACGAAAGCCGTGGAGGGCTGGTATAGCTTCCATATCGTTGCCCACCCGCAATCGCCATCGAAGGGAGGCCCGCGACCATGAAACGGCGCCTCCTGTGGTGGGTCCCGCTATTGCTAGCCGTACTGGTGGGGGCCGGCGGCCATATGTTGTTGATCGGCCCGGTTCAGCGGGACATCGGGAAGCTCCGGCTACAGCTTGGCGCGTTGCAGGCCCAGCAGATCCAAGCGGAAGCGCGGATTACCAGAGACACGCGTGTAGAGCAGGTCCCGTTGCCGATTAGCGACTCGGGGTTAGACCGCGTTTGGCCAGGGCTTGCGAAAGACGTTGAAACTCATGGGTATACGGTCCAACTCCTGTCATTCGTTCCCGGGATCTCTGGCCGGACGCGTACCCTGACGCTGACCTTGCGGCTGACCGGCTCGTACCTGGCGATGAACGACACACTCATCACGATCAATAAAATGATCCCGTTGTGGAGCTGGCGCACCCTCGAAGTTCAGTCGCAGACGGGGACGGACGTTACGGTGGTCGCTACCGGGGTGCTGCCATTGACCGGAGCCCCGGTAGTGGGGGTTGGAACGGCTCCGACACAACCAACGCAGCCGGGGCAGCAGGGGCCCACGCCTCCGCCTGCTCCTCCATCGCGACAGGCACCCGGAGGTCCACGTCCATGAAGAACAATACGTTGCGCCGGGCTGCAATTGGGCTCGTAACCTTAGCCATGGTGGGAGTCATTGTGCGACCTCAAGGAGTACTCGGTCAGTTGGCCGGGCAAACTTCTGGAGGGGCAGCACACACGACTACCGCCCCCGTTCCAGCTACTCGACCAAGCGTGGGGGCTCCAGTCACAACGGGGCGGCGTGACCTGTTCGCGCCACCGCCTGGGGTGGCAACGGGCGCGCACGCAGGCAGCACGGGTGCCGCAGTACCGTCGATGCCAGGGCCACAGATCGGGTCCATCTCTCTTCCGCCACTTCCGGGAGCCGTAGGGATCGGCCCCGCGTCGGCCCCACCGGCGCTTTCTGGCCAAGGAGGGCAGGGGACGCCAACAGCTCCCACCATCGAATTGCGCGGGGTCGCTCTCGGACGTACACCACAGGCGGTGCTGGTATCCGGTGGGACATACGCGATTGTCACGGTAGGGCAGAAGACGGATTGGGGCACGGTGACAGGCATTACCGCTACGACGGTTACCCTTAGGATGGATAGCGGGTCGCGTACACTAAGGTTCGAGACACCACATCCAGCAGCAACGACACAGACGGGGAGCCACTAATGCGGACACTTCTGGCCCTACTGACGGTTCTCACCCTGGGCGCAACGATGGCGCTGGCGGCGCCCACGCCCGCGCGCCCCGCAGCGACGGGTGTCGCGACATTGACGGTTGACCTAGTGGACGTGCCGTTGACCGACGCGCTCTCGATCCTGGCGCGGACCGCGCATATCAATCTGGTCGTTCAAGGCGCGATGACCGGGACGGTGACATTGCGCGTCGCGAACCAAACGGTTGATCAGGCGCTCGCGGTGCTCGCAAGCACCTATCGCCTTGACGTCAGCCGGGTCGGCCCGACGTACATCGTGCGCCAGTTGGCCGGTGACGCTATCCGGATCGCGCCCGCACAGGTCGGCTCATCCGATGTGGTTGTGCGTACCTACAATCTGCGGTACGCGTTGGCGAGTGAGGTCGCATCAGAGATTCGAACGCTTCTTGGCGTTTCCCCCGCTACGAATACCCAACAGGCGACCGTGATCGGGCAGCCGCCGACAGCCCCACAAGGTGGCGGGAGCTCAGGGGCAGGCTCGACGACCGGGACAGGAACGACGCCCACGAACGGCGGCACTGGGGCTCCATCGGGCGGCGGATATACAGCTCCAACCTCAGCAGCACCGCCGGCGTCGACCGCGCCGAGTAGTCCTAGCCAAGCGACAGGTGGGCAGGCTACACAGAAGGGCGTGGCCGTGGCGAGCGATGACCGGACGAACAGCATCACTGTGGCGGCCTCATTCGATCTTCAAGTCCAAGTCCAGGATGCGATCCTCCGACTCGACCGTCCAACTGGCGGGCCACAGATTGTGACCCCTCACGGGAGTAACGCGCCAGCCCCGCAAACCGGCAGCTCGAGTGGTGACCCGGTAGTGGGAGCGCGGGTCTCGAACGGGACCTACCGCTACGATATCCGCTACGCCGACCCTCAGTCGATGGCAAGCGCAGTCTTGAATCAGGTGAACGGCGTCACGGTGCTCGTGGATCTTCGGACAAACTCCCTGTACGTAACAGGCGACTCCGGACTACAGCGGCAGGTGAGCGCGATCCTGAGCACGCTCGATAGCCCAAGCGTCCAGATCATGATTCAGACGGAGATCCTGGACATCTCGAAATCGGCGTCCAGCAACCTCGGGATTCAGTGGTCGTGGCAGCCATTCTCGCTGAGTCAGATCGCGACGGGGAACCAGTTGCAGGGGTCAGGCGTGTACCCGATCGTAGCGACACTGAACACGCTCGTAACCCAAGGGGAAGGAAGAGTCCTCGCAAACCCGCAGGTGTCGACGCAAAATGGGGTCCAGGCGACGATCAACGTCGGCGAAACGCTGTACATCCCGGTGACGACCACCACGAATGGCGTATCGACGACAACGCTGACCACGGTCAACGCTGGGATTCTGTTGTTAGTGACCCCACGGCTCAACGGCAACGGGATGGTCACAAACTCGCTCAACGTGCAGGCGAATAGCATCTCGGGGTACACGCCGCAGGGGTACCCGGACATCACCCAACGCTCTGTGAGCTCGATCATCACGGTTCACGACGGGGAACCCATCCTGATCGGCGGGTTGATCTCCGATAGCACGACCAAAGCGATCCAGAAGATTCCCGTCCTGGGTGACCTCCCGTTGGTCGGATCACTGTTCAAGTACACAACAACGGACCACACATACGACAACATCGTGATGATCCTGACCCCCAGGTTGATTACGCCGCGGAACGGCGCAGTCCTGGGATCAGGAACGCATTAGGAGGCGGGCGCATGCGTACTTACGAGAAGTCCATTCTGACGGGAGCGGTGAGCGCCGGCCTCATCGTGGCACTCTCGTTGCTGATGGCAACGAGTTCAGCGCCGGCATGGGCGGATGGCCTTGGTGGGAGTCAGATCACGGTGAATCAGGATACCGTGACCTCGACCCCATACGATCTGACGCTGTCCCCCAACGGTGAGTTCCGAGTGATCCATTTTGACGCGGGACTCGTGAGCTCAGTGCTGGTGGCGAAGCCGTGGCTGCTCACGGTTTTGATCCAGGGCAACGACGTCGTGCTGCAGTCGAAAGCAACGAGCGGTGACACGCAGTTGGTCGTCTATGTCGGCGCCGTTGGGACGTTGTGGCACGTCACCATTGGAGCACATGGCGCTGTAGCCACACGGATTCTCGTGCGAGCCCCAGGCGCCGAGCCGGTGACGATGAGCACTCCGACGCCCCCTCAGCCTACAACGGTTGCAGTCACAACACAGCGCCCAACGATCGGACCGAACCCGCAGCTCACTGCATTTCTCAGCACGCTGTCGGCCGCCCAGCGAGCAGGGTGGAATGCGTGGCAGAAGAGTCCATCTGGAACCGGCCTGGCTGATTGGGTCGCGGGACTATCGCCCGCGCAGCAGACGGCATTCAACACTCTCGTGCAGGAAGGGATCGTAACGGTCCCGTCAATCCTAGGAGCGCAGCCGGGAGTGCCAGCCATCCCGCCGATGGTCGACACAACCACCGTGTTGGGACAGCAGCCGACCATGGCACCAACGATACCGCCAGCAACAGCTGTACCGGTACGGCCAATGGTGGCAGGTGCTTCAGACCCAGTCGGCAACCAAACAGCACCGGTGAGTGGAGTGGTTGTCACAGGCGCTCCCGAAGGAGTCCTAGTAACGGCAACAGCAGCCCCAACGGCCAAAGGGATAGAGGTTCGCTACACGATTCACAACGGGCTGACCGTTGATCTCGGCAACGCTGAAGTTACCGCTACCGATGGGGTAGGACACGATGCAACGGTAGCCGGTATTCCCACAAGGAAGATCGCCGCGGGGCAGGACTTTTCTGGCACGGTGATCGTCCAGGCTACACACTCGCCGATCACGCTGAAGTGGACGTGGGGCCGGTGGGCGCACGCCAAGACGTGGTTCGTGACATACTCGCTGCCGAACGGAATGATTCACTTCACGCTGACTGTGTCATAGCGTAACCACCATGATGTGGGCGGAAGCACTGGTGATCGGCGCGCTCGGTGGCGCCGCCGCGGACTGGATCGCCGCTCGCGGAGCTGGGACCCAGGCGACACGCAGGTCGATGCTGATCACGGCGCTGATCGGTGCCGCGGTAACCGCATTGATCGTAACGCATGGGGCACGCGGCTGGCACGCGTGGCTTCTCCCGTTGTGGCTGTGGGGTTGGATCCTTGCAGCCGACGCCGACCTCCGGACCCAGGAACTGTACGATGCGGACACGTTTGGCTTACTCGCGCTCGCGCTGATCGCGGGGCTGGCCGACCACATCATCCTGGTCGCGCTGGCCGGCGCGGTCGCAATGGCGGCGATCTGGCTGATCGTTCGTGGCGGGCTCCGGTGGTGGACGTGGCGCGCTTCCGTAATCTTGGCCGGTGTGGGCGCGGTCGTCGCGATCGTCGCCCGTTACCATCTGACCGTCGTACAGGCGCAGCTCGCACCCCCAACCAGAGCTATCGTGTACGGAACCATGGCGCACGCTTGGACGGCGGCCATGATATGGATGGTTGTCGGTGCCGCCGTGGTCGCGCTGGCCCCGGTCCTGGGGTGGATGGGGACGATCAGCCGCCGGGCCCATGGGCCCGATGAGCAGGTCGGTGGGGCCGACGTGCTCCTGTGGGCCGCGATCGGCGCCTGGTTCGGGCTGCGGTGGGTGTGGCCGGTTGCTGGGGCAGCCGTGATCGCGCTGGCGCTCGTGGCCGGCGCGCAAGTACTGGCTCGGAAGCGTGGATGGCACCTACCGTGGGCGCCTGAGGGCCTGCCGATCGCTCCGGTGTTGTTCGTGTTGCTGGTGTTTGCATCCTAAGAACGATGGAGGCCAGGACATGACCCTCAGGGCGGCAGCGAAAACGGACCCGAAAGCGCTGGCGGGCGCACTGACGAAATCGCTGCAAACGGCAGACACGATGGAGATCCACGCCGTCGGGCCGCACGCGGTCAACCAGGCGATGAAGGCGATCGCGATTGCGCGAGGCTACCTGCTCTCATCGGGCCCGGACGTCAGTTGCGTGCCCCTCTTCATGCGCGTGCAGATCGACGACCAAGAGCGGACGGCGCTCAGGCTCATTGTGGGGATCCGTGATCTCCATGTCTGATCCACGGGAGATCGGCGCCAGGGGATTGCAGCCTGGGCTTCCCGTTGAGCAGACTGCGTTAGAGGGGTCAGGACACACAGTCGAGGTCCGGCGGTGCCGGGCCACCCGGGCTCGCGGGAGCCTGGCGATAACCGGCAGTGTTACATAAGCGCGCAGACGGGCCGGGTGGCTACACTCCGACGGGCTCCTCCGTGGTCGCCCGGGTCCGTGCGACCGCACAACCAGGGTGCTCACCGTAGGGCGGGAATCGCCGAAGGGCCATACCGTACCGTTTCCAGGATACCCCTCACCCATGGGCAGGGGGCAACCATACAAGACAAGAATACGAGCG includes these proteins:
- a CDS encoding stage V sporulation protein S, with amino-acid sequence MTLRAAAKTDPKALAGALTKSLQTADTMEIHAVGPHAVNQAMKAIAIARGYLLSSGPDVSCVPLFMRVQIDDQERTALRLIVGIRDLHV
- a CDS encoding PilN domain-containing protein → MRHNLIVRDTTRPIAIVLWALVALVSMLTVAQAMAVRNEVHTLRLIVSAAQARVTQLQARAAEADARVAPFQQASEIAAQLGMDTIEPTMLRQVEPQVPTDIWFTDVTMSRDTIGVDGRGLSLESIAKTAEVLRNTAGIASVQVTVVTKAVEGWYSFHIVAHPQSPSKGGPRP
- a CDS encoding secretin N-terminal domain-containing protein, producing the protein MRTLLALLTVLTLGATMALAAPTPARPAATGVATLTVDLVDVPLTDALSILARTAHINLVVQGAMTGTVTLRVANQTVDQALAVLASTYRLDVSRVGPTYIVRQLAGDAIRIAPAQVGSSDVVVRTYNLRYALASEVASEIRTLLGVSPATNTQQATVIGQPPTAPQGGGSSGAGSTTGTGTTPTNGGTGAPSGGGYTAPTSAAPPASTAPSSPSQATGGQATQKGVAVASDDRTNSITVAASFDLQVQVQDAILRLDRPTGGPQIVTPHGSNAPAPQTGSSSGDPVVGARVSNGTYRYDIRYADPQSMASAVLNQVNGVTVLVDLRTNSLYVTGDSGLQRQVSAILSTLDSPSVQIMIQTEILDISKSASSNLGIQWSWQPFSLSQIATGNQLQGSGVYPIVATLNTLVTQGEGRVLANPQVSTQNGVQATINVGETLYIPVTTTTNGVSTTTLTTVNAGILLLVTPRLNGNGMVTNSLNVQANSISGYTPQGYPDITQRSVSSIITVHDGEPILIGGLISDSTTKAIQKIPVLGDLPLVGSLFKYTTTDHTYDNIVMILTPRLITPRNGAVLGSGTH